The following coding sequences lie in one Saimiri boliviensis isolate mSaiBol1 chromosome 6, mSaiBol1.pri, whole genome shotgun sequence genomic window:
- the LOC101041033 gene encoding olfactory receptor 5P4 translates to METENNSTVTEFILLGLTDNPMLCAVFFMVFLAVYIVTIVGNISIIFLIRSSPQLHTPMYLFLSHLALVDIGYSTSVTPIMLISFLREKTTIPVTGCIAQLGSDVMFGTTECFLLATMAYDRYVAICSPLLYSIQMSPTVCFLLLGASYLGGCMNTSSFTGCLMNLPFCGPNKINHFFCDLFPLLKLSCGHVYIAEISPAITSASVLISTLFTIIVSYIYILHSILKMRSTEGRNKAFSTCTSHLTAVTLFYGTVLFVYVMPKSSYSADQVKVASVIYTVVIPMLNPLIYSLRNKEVKEAMRKLLAKTHWFS, encoded by the coding sequence ATGGAGACTGAAAACAATTCAACAGTGACAGAGTTCATTCTTTTGGGATTAACAGACAACCCTATGCTATGTGCTGTTTTCTTCATGGTTTTTCTAGCAGTTTATATAGTTACCATAGTGGGAAATATTAGCATAATCTTCTTAATCCGAAGCAGCCCACAGCTTCACACCCCAATGTACCTTTTTCTCAGTCATTTGGCCCTTGTGGACATTGGGTATTCCACATCCGTTACACCAATCATGCTCATCAGTTTCTTAAGAGAGAAAACGACTATTCCCGTCACCGGCTGTATAGCACAGCTTGGCTCTGATGTGATGTTTGGAACCACAGAGTGCTTCCTGCTGGCCACTATGGCCTATGATCGCTATGTGGCTATCTGCTCTCCCCTACTTTACTCCATCCAAATGTCCCCAACCGTCTGCTTCCTCCTACTGGGAGCCTCCTACCTGGGTGGATGCATGAACACTTCGTCTTTTACAGGCTGTTTGATGAACCTGCCCTTCTGTGGTCCAAATAAAATCAACCACTTTTTCTGTGACCTCTTCCCACTCTTGAAGCTTTCTTGTGGTCATGTTTACATTGCTGAAATATCCCCCGCTATCACCTCTGCATCTGTCCTTATCAGCACGCTATTTACCATAATCGTGTCCTACATCTACATCCTCCACTCCATCCTGAAGATGCGCTCTACTGAGGGAAGGAACAAGGCTTTCTCCACCTGCACTTCCCACCTCACTGCAGTCACGTTGTTCTATGGGAccgttttgtttgtttatgtaatgCCCAAGTCAAGCTATTCAGCGGATCAGGTCAAGGTGGCATCTGTGATCTACACGGTGGTGATTCCTATGCTGAACCCCCTCATCTACAGTCTCAGAAATAAGGAGGTGAAAGAGGCCATGAGAAAACTGTTGGCAAAAACACATTGGTTTTCCTGA
- the LOC101041367 gene encoding olfactory receptor 5P1-like: MEIGNHTTVTEFIILGLTEDPTLHDIFFVIFLGIYIVTLIGNISIIILIRSCSQLHTPMYLFLSHLAFADIGLSTVVTPIMLMGFLRHGTALPVTSCEAQLCSVVMFGTAECFLLATMAYDRYVAICSPLEYSTHMSPRICILLVGACYLGGCVNTSTFSSCLLSLSFCGPNQIDHFFCDISPLLKLSCSDISIPEMIPSISSGSIIVVTVFVIAISYIYILTTILKMHSAEGRHKAFSTCSSHLTAVTLYYGTITFIYVMPKSSYSTSQNRLISLSYTVVIPILNPFIYSLRNRDVKEALRKATLRIYS, from the coding sequence ATGGAGATTGGAAACCACACCACAGTGACAGAGTTTATCATTTTGGGGTTAACTGAGGATCCTACACTTCATGACATCTTCTTTGTGATATTTCTAGGAATCTACATTGTCACCTTAATAGGCAATATCAGCATAATCATTTTAATAAGAAGCTGTTCCCAGCTTCACACCCCAATGTACCTGTTCCTCAGCCATTTGGCTTTTGCGGACATTGGGCTTTCCACAGTAGTCACACCTATAATGCTTATGGGATTCCTAAGGCATGGAACAGCCCTCCCTGTCACTAGCTGTGAAGCCCAGCTCTGTTCTGTAGTCATGTTTGGGACAGCTGAGTGCTTCCTACTGGCAACCATGGCCTATGATCGCTATGTGGCCATCTGCTCGCCCCTGGAATACTCTACCCACATGTCCCCCAGAATCTGCATCCTCTTAGTGGGGGCTTGTTACCTGGGTGGATGTGTGAATACCTCAacattttctagttgtttattgAGCTTGTCTTTCTGTGGACCAAATCAGATAGATCATTTTTTCTGTGATATCTCTCCTTTGCTGAAACTTTCCTGCTCAGATATCTCTATTCCTGAAATGATCCCTTCCATCTCTTCTGGCTCTATCATTGTGGTCACAGTATTTGTCATAGCTATTTCCTACATCTACATCCTCACCACCATCCTGAAGATGCACTCTGCCGAGGGGCGCCACAAGGCTTTCTCcacctgctcctcccacctcacagCGGTTACTCTCTACTATGGAACGATTACCTTCATTTATGTGATGCCCAAGTCCAGCTACTCAACTAGCCAGAACAGACTGATATCTCTGTCCTACACAGTGGTAATCCCTATATTGAACCCCTTTATCTATAGTCTGAGGAACAGAGATGTAAAGGAGGCACTAAGAAAGGCAACTCTCAGAATATATTCTTAG